The following are from one region of the Paenalkalicoccus suaedae genome:
- a CDS encoding TrkH family potassium uptake protein: MYNIFARFDKLNPPQFLAVVFGLAILVGSVLLWLPIASTEPVRYIDALFTATSATTVTGLVVVDTGTVFTRFGQVVIMALIKLGGLGLMSFAVLIVLALGKRLGLRERLLIQQSFNQPSLGGIIRLVKVLLIFSFSMELFATFILALRWVPEYGLAEGLFQSLFHAISAFNNAGFSLWSDSLTRYIGDPVVNLIITILFITGGLGFTVVYDLVKTKHMKRLALHSKIMLVGTLAINVVAMLMFFLLERGNPATLGALTWGEQFWATYFQAVTPRTAGFNTLDFGAMEPATITFMLLLMFIGAGSASTGGGIKVTTFVVIVLAVVTYLRGARESVAFSRAIKADIVIRALAIVVISLSVVFVSIFVLSMVETAPYLTIVFEAFSAFGTVGLSMGITDSLTDTGKMVLMWLMFLGRLGPVSIAFALAKASHKNVRYPKEDVFTG; encoded by the coding sequence GTGTACAATATTTTTGCTCGTTTTGATAAGCTCAATCCACCCCAGTTTCTCGCCGTCGTATTTGGCTTGGCGATCTTGGTCGGCTCGGTGCTCCTGTGGCTGCCGATCGCGAGCACGGAGCCGGTGCGCTATATCGACGCGTTGTTTACGGCGACGTCGGCTACGACTGTGACGGGACTTGTGGTCGTGGACACGGGGACGGTGTTTACGCGCTTCGGGCAGGTGGTGATCATGGCGCTGATCAAGCTCGGGGGGCTTGGCTTGATGTCGTTTGCGGTGCTGATCGTCCTGGCGCTCGGCAAGAGGCTTGGCTTACGCGAAAGACTCTTGATCCAGCAGTCGTTCAACCAGCCGTCGCTTGGGGGGATCATTCGGCTCGTGAAGGTGCTGCTCATCTTTTCGTTCTCGATGGAGTTGTTCGCGACGTTTATCTTAGCTCTACGGTGGGTGCCAGAATATGGGCTCGCAGAAGGGTTGTTCCAGAGCCTCTTCCATGCGATCTCGGCGTTTAATAACGCGGGATTTTCGCTCTGGTCGGACAGCCTGACGCGTTATATTGGGGATCCTGTCGTGAATTTGATCATCACGATCCTGTTTATCACAGGTGGTCTCGGATTCACGGTTGTGTACGATCTTGTTAAAACGAAGCACATGAAGCGGCTCGCGCTTCATTCCAAGATTATGCTCGTCGGCACGCTTGCGATCAACGTCGTGGCGATGCTTATGTTCTTCCTGCTTGAGCGCGGCAATCCAGCGACACTCGGCGCGCTGACTTGGGGGGAGCAGTTTTGGGCAACGTACTTTCAGGCCGTGACGCCACGTACAGCCGGCTTTAACACACTCGACTTCGGCGCGATGGAGCCTGCGACGATTACCTTCATGCTCCTTTTGATGTTCATCGGCGCAGGTAGCGCGTCGACCGGTGGCGGGATCAAGGTGACCACCTTCGTCGTCATCGTCCTTGCCGTCGTAACCTATCTGCGCGGGGCTCGCGAATCCGTCGCCTTCAGCCGCGCCATCAAAGCCGACATTGTCATCCGCGCGCTCGCAATCGTCGTCATAAGCTTGAGCGTCGTGTTTGTGAGCATCTTCGTGCTGTCTATGGTGGAAACCGCGCCGTATTTGACCATCGTGTTTGAAGCGTTCTCTGCTTTTGGGACCGTCGGCCTATCGATGGGCATCACGGATTCCTTAACCGATACAGGCAAAATGGTGTTGATGTGGCTGATGTTTTTAGGGCGCCTCGGTCCAGTAAGTATTGCATTCGCTCTCGCTAAGGCAAGCCATAAAAACGTGCGCTACCCGAAAGAGGATGTGTTTACGGGGTAG
- a CDS encoding copper amine oxidase, producing the protein MKMSKKSPIAVLLGISLLMPTAALAHDHSTDSGDHGGAIESSVSTPAAELRITLDTALTEHAFLAIEAMRKGADGAADFDQAAGALLANSDDIAAAVSSVYGEENGAAFLEIWNSHITYFVDYVVATGEGNQEGIDQALAELEEYKVEQAAFFATATEDRLPQPALEEGLMMHIDDLLEVFDAYVAGDFETAYTGEREAIHHMSMFAEQLSVAIADQFPDVFEGTNPDTPAVDLRADLNYIFTEHAGLAAMAMQDGIDGADSFDASAGALFANSDDLTAAVASVYGDEAGDAFLDIWNSHIGYFVDYVVATGGDDEAGQEQALADLDEYIVEQAAFLDAATEGRVPAEALEEGLTAHVGQLVTAFDAYVEGDYETAYTNIREAYAHMTMPAEALSAAIVDQFPELFTGAEMPEEMPRTGLGGSQTLPYAWIALGLLLAAAGTIMITRTRKEQ; encoded by the coding sequence ATGAAAATGTCTAAGAAAAGTCCGATTGCAGTACTGTTAGGAATTTCATTACTTATGCCAACAGCGGCACTAGCGCACGATCATTCCACTGATTCTGGGGACCACGGCGGGGCGATAGAGTCGAGCGTTTCGACGCCTGCAGCTGAGCTACGTATCACACTTGATACGGCGCTCACAGAGCACGCATTCCTCGCGATCGAAGCCATGCGCAAAGGCGCTGACGGCGCAGCAGATTTTGATCAAGCGGCTGGCGCATTACTCGCAAACTCCGATGATATCGCTGCGGCAGTATCTTCAGTCTATGGGGAGGAAAATGGAGCGGCATTCCTTGAAATCTGGAATTCTCACATTACGTACTTCGTTGATTATGTAGTAGCTACTGGTGAAGGTAACCAAGAAGGTATCGACCAAGCATTAGCAGAGTTAGAAGAGTACAAGGTTGAACAGGCAGCGTTCTTTGCAACTGCTACAGAAGACCGTTTACCACAGCCGGCACTTGAAGAAGGGTTAATGATGCACATCGATGACCTTTTAGAAGTGTTTGATGCATACGTAGCCGGTGACTTTGAAACGGCTTATACAGGAGAAAGAGAAGCAATTCACCACATGAGCATGTTCGCAGAACAGCTTTCTGTAGCAATTGCTGATCAATTCCCAGACGTGTTTGAAGGGACAAACCCTGACACACCAGCGGTTGATCTCCGTGCAGACTTAAACTACATTTTCACCGAGCATGCAGGCTTAGCAGCTATGGCAATGCAGGATGGAATCGACGGAGCGGACAGCTTTGATGCATCAGCAGGCGCACTATTTGCGAACTCTGACGACTTAACGGCTGCAGTAGCATCTGTCTACGGCGACGAAGCTGGAGATGCATTCCTTGATATTTGGAACTCTCACATCGGCTACTTTGTTGATTATGTAGTTGCAACTGGTGGAGATGATGAAGCAGGACAAGAGCAAGCGCTAGCAGACCTTGACGAGTATATCGTTGAGCAAGCAGCATTCCTAGACGCAGCAACAGAAGGTCGCGTCCCAGCTGAAGCATTAGAAGAAGGCTTAACAGCGCACGTTGGTCAGCTTGTTACAGCATTTGATGCTTATGTGGAAGGCGACTACGAAACAGCGTACACAAACATCCGCGAAGCTTATGCACACATGACAATGCCAGCTGAAGCACTATCAGCAGCAATCGTTGACCAGTTCCCTGAGCTATTCACTGGTGCTGAAATGCCAGAAGAAATGCCTCGTACTGGTTTAGGTGGCTCGCAAACACTACCATACGCTTGGATCGCACTAGGACTACTACTAGCAGCAGCTGGTACAATCATGATCACGCGTACTCGTAAAGAACAATAA
- a CDS encoding potassium channel family protein, translating to MKNSKKKQFAVIGLGRFGGSICKELHALGHEVLAIDKEEEKVQEFAPYCTHAVQADSTDEGVLRNSGINNFDHVVVAIGDNIQASILTTLVLKDLGIEKVWAKAQNAYHQKVLDKIGADLVVHPEFDMGIRIAHNMSSERIVDFIDLSDEYSIIELLASDKLHGKSLAELDLRAAYSITVLAYRNEKGMNISPAPEDKIKEGELLVVMGHKKDLARFEEEGM from the coding sequence ATGAAAAACTCCAAAAAGAAACAGTTCGCCGTGATCGGCCTTGGCCGCTTCGGCGGCAGTATCTGCAAAGAGTTGCATGCGCTTGGGCACGAAGTGCTCGCAATCGATAAAGAGGAAGAAAAGGTGCAAGAGTTTGCCCCATATTGTACGCACGCCGTGCAGGCGGACAGTACCGACGAAGGCGTACTACGAAACAGTGGGATCAACAACTTTGACCACGTCGTTGTGGCAATCGGCGACAATATTCAGGCGAGTATCTTAACCACGCTTGTTCTAAAGGATCTCGGCATTGAGAAAGTATGGGCGAAGGCCCAGAATGCGTATCACCAAAAGGTGCTTGATAAAATTGGCGCCGACCTTGTTGTGCATCCCGAGTTTGATATGGGGATTCGTATTGCGCACAACATGTCGTCAGAGAGAATCGTTGACTTCATCGACCTATCCGATGAATACAGTATTATTGAACTGCTTGCTTCTGACAAGTTACATGGGAAGTCTTTAGCCGAGCTCGATCTTCGAGCCGCTTATAGCATTACCGTTCTAGCGTACCGTAACGAGAAAGGGATGAACATTTCACCAGCACCTGAAGACAAAATTAAAGAAGGTGAGCTGCTTGTTGTGATGGGTCATAAAAAGGACCTAGCTCGCTTCGAAGAAGAAGGTATGTAG
- a CDS encoding LytS/YhcK type 5TM receptor domain-containing protein yields the protein MWMLLLTMIERVGIIVTIVFVLTRLPFFREMMDRHELDRRQRFTAIVFFGCFGIIGTYTGLSLSTESLEFNRWASGLASDEAIANSRVIGVVIAGLLGGYKVGLGAGLIAGVHRFTLGGFTGFSCGLATIIAGLFAGYFYKKKKLVSVKTALLVGMIAEAMQMAIIIAVARPLESAIALVQMIGVPMIIANGLGCALVLLIIKSVANEQDRVGALQAQKTLRIADQTLPYLRNGLDRVSAAAVAQIIHREINASAVSLTNRTEILAHSGLGADHHLPGSDIQTQSTKNVIAKGELALIEKESISCREASCPLEAVIIAPLTQRGGTIGTLKFYFRTEKDITGVITELIRGLSLMMSTQLEIADADKARKLAQEAEIKALQTQISPHFMFNTLNTISSLIRIKPALARKTLISLSHYLRQNMSAATARTTTLEQELRHVQAYLSIEETRFDGRLEVLYEIDPAANLTLLPPLSLQPLVENAIKHGFKERDANCVIRVMVWRVGQEVSIHVADNGTGMDSERLAQIGSRLVESDSGAGLALYNVNRRLTMMFGETASLQIKSEKGQGTEIAFTVPAEEGELAHEHVY from the coding sequence ATGTGGATGCTGTTGTTGACGATGATTGAGCGTGTTGGGATTATTGTAACGATTGTATTCGTGCTGACGCGACTACCGTTTTTTCGCGAGATGATGGATCGCCACGAGCTTGATCGTAGGCAACGTTTTACCGCGATCGTGTTTTTTGGATGCTTCGGCATCATCGGCACCTACACCGGGCTTAGCCTCAGTACGGAAAGCCTCGAGTTTAATCGTTGGGCTTCCGGACTAGCGTCTGATGAGGCGATTGCCAACTCGCGCGTGATTGGTGTCGTGATAGCGGGGTTACTCGGGGGCTACAAGGTAGGCCTCGGTGCAGGTCTGATTGCCGGCGTGCACCGGTTTACGCTCGGAGGTTTCACTGGATTCTCGTGTGGACTCGCGACGATTATTGCTGGACTTTTCGCTGGTTATTTCTATAAAAAGAAGAAGTTAGTGAGTGTCAAAACGGCGCTCCTTGTTGGGATGATCGCGGAGGCAATGCAGATGGCAATTATCATTGCTGTCGCGCGCCCGCTTGAGAGCGCGATTGCTCTCGTGCAGATGATCGGCGTGCCGATGATTATCGCCAACGGGCTCGGTTGCGCGCTCGTTCTCCTCATTATAAAGAGCGTCGCCAACGAGCAGGATCGTGTCGGAGCCCTTCAGGCACAGAAAACGTTGCGGATTGCTGATCAGACGTTGCCGTACTTACGCAATGGGCTTGACCGTGTGTCGGCGGCAGCCGTCGCACAGATCATTCACCGTGAGATTAATGCGAGTGCCGTCTCGTTGACAAACCGTACCGAAATATTAGCGCACAGTGGACTCGGTGCCGATCATCATTTACCTGGGAGTGACATTCAGACGCAGTCGACGAAAAACGTGATCGCAAAAGGCGAATTAGCCCTCATAGAGAAAGAGTCGATCTCCTGCAGAGAAGCGAGCTGCCCACTAGAAGCCGTGATTATTGCGCCTCTCACGCAGCGAGGGGGCACGATTGGCACACTTAAATTCTATTTTCGCACGGAAAAAGATATAACGGGTGTGATCACGGAGCTGATTCGCGGGCTCAGTCTGATGATGAGCACGCAGCTGGAGATTGCAGATGCAGATAAGGCGCGCAAGCTTGCGCAGGAGGCGGAGATTAAGGCATTGCAGACGCAAATTAGTCCGCATTTTATGTTTAATACGTTGAATACGATTAGTTCGTTGATTCGGATCAAGCCGGCGCTCGCACGGAAGACGTTGATTTCGTTGTCACACTATTTGCGTCAAAATATGTCTGCGGCGACTGCGCGGACGACGACGCTTGAGCAGGAGCTTCGGCACGTGCAGGCATACTTGTCCATAGAAGAGACGCGGTTTGACGGTCGGCTGGAGGTGCTCTACGAGATTGATCCGGCGGCTAACCTGACGCTTCTGCCTCCCCTCTCCCTTCAGCCACTTGTAGAAAATGCGATTAAGCATGGATTTAAAGAGCGTGATGCGAACTGTGTGATCCGCGTGATGGTGTGGCGCGTTGGGCAGGAGGTCTCGATTCACGTTGCGGATAATGGAACGGGTATGGATTCCGAACGCCTCGCACAAATTGGCTCGCGTTTAGTAGAGTCGGATTCGGGAGCTGGTCTTGCTTTATATAACGTGAATCGTCGGTTGACGATGATGTTTGGGGAGACAGCTTCGTTGCAGATTAAAAGTGAGAAAGGCCAGGGCACGGAGATTGCATTTACAGTGCCTGCCGAGGAAGGAGAGCTTGCGCATGAGCACGTCTATTAA
- a CDS encoding WG repeat-containing protein has translation MKTRILILLGAAMSMLATPTLANENNETNETPYMIEPQYDSVQPFYEDVAAVELNGNWQLIDRNNQILAELPYDEVEPFSEGLALVETSSGFGYIDTAGNEVVPPTFETASTFFRGLAAVDEEGDGLLTFIDEVGEPVLLAPSEDGAALHQGYSRVFSKEEYDVLNRSGQFAAFNEEFFAVSEEESWGAIDREGNELIPFEYAMLYGEWSGFAVGFEEDGAADVFVERELVMDDVSLAGIPRNGVIPVFEDDVIVAYNTEGQRLLEVNVDGRCDQVTVEDEVMVVYCGSEQWLIDGSGEPVHDAAYDRIVSTGGASTFQRGLLGVVQGEEFLLVNAQGELVMNVTELEPELDASYIMEVRITEDGAIFIVEPSRVWMYSPESDSVELLPFMSLSGFSDGVSVALDMEQRIGLINEFGEVVFPFEVEAIARSSEATAADARMPFSEDIAAVMIEDRWGYIENPLLETLLPIAATSSEEGAKRTVIDVALPLLVSVGLIVFVAWRVNRRRR, from the coding sequence ATGAAAACTCGCATTCTTATTTTACTCGGCGCTGCCATGAGCATGCTCGCAACGCCCACACTTGCGAACGAAAACAACGAAACGAATGAAACACCATATATGATCGAGCCCCAGTATGACAGCGTTCAGCCCTTCTATGAGGACGTCGCAGCCGTTGAATTAAACGGCAACTGGCAGCTCATCGACCGCAACAACCAGATTTTAGCCGAGCTACCATATGACGAGGTCGAGCCGTTTTCTGAAGGGCTTGCTTTGGTGGAAACCTCATCGGGGTTCGGGTATATAGATACTGCCGGAAATGAGGTCGTACCGCCGACGTTTGAAACAGCGAGTACGTTTTTCCGAGGCCTTGCGGCTGTTGATGAGGAAGGCGACGGATTGCTTACTTTTATCGACGAAGTCGGCGAGCCGGTGCTGCTGGCGCCAAGCGAAGACGGCGCGGCACTACATCAGGGGTACAGTCGCGTCTTTTCGAAGGAAGAGTATGATGTATTGAACAGAAGTGGGCAGTTTGCTGCTTTTAATGAGGAGTTTTTTGCGGTTTCTGAAGAAGAATCATGGGGAGCAATAGACAGAGAAGGCAACGAGCTGATTCCATTTGAGTATGCGATGCTTTACGGCGAGTGGAGCGGATTTGCGGTTGGCTTTGAGGAGGATGGCGCAGCGGATGTGTTTGTAGAGCGGGAGCTTGTGATGGACGACGTATCGCTAGCGGGGATCCCTCGGAACGGCGTGATTCCGGTGTTTGAGGATGATGTGATTGTGGCCTACAACACGGAGGGGCAACGGTTGCTAGAGGTAAATGTGGATGGTCGCTGCGATCAGGTGACGGTAGAGGACGAGGTGATGGTTGTCTACTGTGGCTCTGAGCAGTGGTTAATTGATGGTTCTGGCGAGCCTGTGCATGATGCGGCTTACGATCGTATTGTGAGTACTGGTGGTGCCTCGACGTTCCAGCGTGGATTATTAGGCGTTGTGCAAGGCGAGGAGTTTTTACTTGTGAATGCGCAGGGTGAGCTTGTCATGAATGTGACGGAGCTTGAGCCTGAGCTTGATGCTTCGTATATTATGGAGGTTCGTATCACAGAGGACGGGGCTATTTTTATTGTGGAGCCTAGTCGCGTGTGGATGTATAGTCCTGAATCTGATTCGGTCGAGCTGCTTCCGTTTATGTCGCTATCTGGCTTCTCGGACGGTGTTTCTGTCGCTTTGGATATGGAGCAGCGGATTGGTCTGATTAACGAGTTTGGCGAGGTGGTTTTCCCATTCGAGGTGGAGGCTATTGCGCGCTCGAGTGAGGCTACTGCGGCTGATGCGCGTATGCCGTTCTCTGAGGATATCGCGGCTGTGATGATCGAGGATCGTTGGGGCTATATCGAGAATCCTCTTTTAGAAACATTGTTGCCGATTGCGGCAACGTCTTCTGAGGAGGGAGCGAAGCGGACGGTGATTGACGTGGCGTTGCCGCTTTTAGTGTCAGTTGGGCTTATTGTGTTTGTGGCGTGGCGTGTGAATAGGCGGAGACGGTAA
- a CDS encoding LytR/AlgR family response regulator transcription factor: MSTSIKALVVDDERYSREELQHLLKVHPVIEVIGEADTGESALMQALQLTPDVVFLDVEMPRMNGLDAARSLRELKKVPHIVFTTAYPDFAVEAFRHNALDYILKPYEEDAIAETVRRITVAFGVQEASPESELIGARASVTPGAPGRLSIESDGEIIFLDPREILYLFRDEKRTKLVTTSGDYEAKAPLKEFEERLASFHFFRIHKGYLVNLDFVSRLSPWFNGAYQLELVGREEQLAVSRNYVKGLRAALSL, translated from the coding sequence ATGAGCACGTCTATTAAAGCACTCGTTGTTGACGATGAGCGCTATAGTCGCGAGGAACTACAACATTTATTAAAGGTACATCCCGTGATTGAGGTGATTGGTGAGGCGGACACTGGTGAATCTGCGCTCATGCAGGCGCTTCAGCTAACGCCAGACGTCGTGTTTTTAGACGTGGAGATGCCGCGTATGAATGGCCTAGATGCCGCTCGTTCGTTGCGTGAGCTTAAAAAGGTGCCACACATCGTCTTTACGACGGCGTATCCGGACTTTGCCGTCGAGGCGTTTCGTCACAACGCGCTTGACTATATCTTGAAGCCGTACGAAGAGGATGCGATTGCTGAGACGGTGCGTCGGATTACGGTGGCTTTTGGTGTGCAGGAGGCTTCGCCTGAGAGTGAGCTGATTGGAGCCCGCGCCTCTGTTACTCCCGGCGCGCCCGGTCGTCTCTCGATCGAGTCCGACGGCGAGATCATTTTCCTCGATCCCCGAGAGATTCTTTACCTCTTCCGGGATGAAAAAAGGACGAAGCTTGTCACCACAAGCGGCGACTATGAAGCAAAGGCTCCGTTAAAGGAGTTTGAGGAGCGGTTAGCTTCCTTTCATTTCTTCCGTATTCATAAAGGTTATTTGGTGAATCTGGATTTCGTATCACGGCTGTCGCCTTGGTTTAATGGGGCGTACCAGCTGGAGCTTGTTGGTCGGGAGGAGCAGTTGGCGGTGAGTCGGAATTATGTGAAGGGCCTTAGGGCTGCGCTGTCGCTTTAG